Proteins encoded together in one Gallus gallus isolate bGalGal1 chromosome 18, bGalGal1.mat.broiler.GRCg7b, whole genome shotgun sequence window:
- the KCTD2 gene encoding BTB/POZ domain-containing protein KCTD2, which yields MAELAAAEGPPRGRTPSPGPGGVPGPPSPRSAAPGFSGTMLSPGPAGAARPPAASKWVRLNVGGTYFVSTRQTLCREPKSFLCRLCCQDGPELGSDKDETGAYLIDRDPTYFGPILNYLRHGKLIINKELAEEGVLEEAEFYNIASLVRLVKERIRDNENRTSQGPVKHVYRVLQCQEEELTQMVSTMSDGWKFEQLISIGSSYNYGNEDQAEFLCVVSRELNNSTNGIVKEPSEKAKILQERGSRM from the exons ATGGCGGAGCTGGCAGCGGCGGAGGGACCGCCGCGTGGCCGCACGCCCAGTCCGGGCCCTGGGGGAGTGCCGGGACCGCCCAGTCCTCGCTCAGCTGCGCCGGGCTTTTCCGGCACTATGCTGAGCCCGGGTCCCGCCGGTGCGGCCCGGCCACCCGCCGCCTCCAAATGGGTGCGGCTGAACGTGGGCGGAACGTATTTCGTGAGCACCCGACAGACGCTGTGCCGGGAGCCCAAGTCCTTCTTGTGCCGCCTCTGCTGCCAGGACGGGCCCGAGCTCGGCTCCGACAAG GATGAGACAGGAGCATATCTCATCGATAGAGATCCCACATATTTTGGTCCAATACTGAACTACCTCCGACATGGGAAGCTTATCATAAACAAGGAGCTCGCAGAAGAAG GGGTACTGGAAGAAGCTGAGTTTTACAACATTGCGTCACTTGTGCGGCTGGTGAAGGAGCGGATACGGGATAATGAGAACAGAACCTCTCAA GGTCCTGTGAAGCATGTATACAGGGTCCTGCAGTGCCAAGAGGAAGAGCTCACACAGATGGTGTCCACCATGTCTGATGGGTGGAAATTTGAACAG CTAATCAGCATTGGATCTTCATATAACTATGGAAATGAAGACCAGGCAGAATTCCTCTGTGTTGTATCTAGGGAACTCAACAATTCTACCAATGGCATTGTCA
- the LOC100859449 gene encoding 5-hydroxytryptamine receptor 3A isoform X1, with protein MEETGETGSRETWKKQMGQSRSAFFTARRTEAQTPRGAAPRYICTYYDVIEYLNISSHSKLHAHILPKTHWKEPMEVVVDFMLIAILSVAEKLQTVTFYFVLSLEWTNTFATWDPRDFCNISKIVLPLDSFWSPPIFILERVNEQKSNLEYIAVTHNGTFNTTLPFQVTLTCSLMILKFPFDTQTCNVSIASFLYPVTDLSMKVKRTPAEMLVNSQSFFLTDGEWKFTNLSISEYMEEMDDGEFPVITYMISMERRPTLYILNLILPTCALYLLDMAVLFGPSSLEEKISFQISIILGSSMLAVILNNMLPTSSNEPPIIVLFFLGTFLLMIMAVLDTFFLLHHQHKSLRLGKAFRTVQQGMHTEPPMTTNQAMKHPTKKTQEKVQQTKAYWETSEQDTVLIVLEKVLLYSHFFLSLFFFAVISIKWSS; from the exons ATGGAGGAGACCGGGGAAACTGGGAGCAGAGAAACCTGGAAAAAGCAAATGGGACAGAGCCGTTCAGCATTTTTCACTGCACGGAGGACTGAAGCCCAAACACCCCGAG gaGCTGCTCCCAGGTATATCTGTACCTACTATGATGTCATTGAGTACCTGAACATCTCCTCTCACAGCAAGCTGCACGCACACATACTGCCAAAGACGCACTGGAAGGAACCCATGGAAGTGGTGGTGGATTTTATGCTGATAGCAATTCTGTCTGTG GCTGAAAAGCTCCAGACCGTCACTTTTTATTTCGTGTTGAGCTTG GAGTGGACAAACACTTTTGCCACCTGGGACCCGCGGGATTTCTGTAACATTTCTAAAATTGTTCTGCCCCTGGATTCATTCTGGTCACCCCCAATCTTCATTTTGGAAAG AGTGAACGAACAGAAGTCCAACTTGGAGTACATTGCTGTCACACACAACGGCACCTTCAACACCACCCTGCCCTTCCAGGTCACTCTAACGTGCAGTTTGATGATCCTCAAGTTCCCCTTTGACACCCAGACATGCAACGTGAGCATTGCTTCATTTCTCTACCCAG TAACAGACCTTTCCATGAAAGTGAAACGGACACCAGCTGAGATGCTGGTAAACAGCCAGAGCTTCTTCCTAACTGATGGAGAATGGAAGTTCACCAACCTGAGCATCAGTGAATACATGGAAGAAATGGATGATGGAGAATTTCCTGTGATCACCTATATG ATTTCCATGGAGAGACGACCCACTCTGTATATTCTGAACCTTATCCTCCCAACATGCGCCCTGTACCTGCTTGACATGGCTGTGTTGTTTGGACCCAGCTCTCTTGAGGAGAAAATCAGTTTCCAGATTTCCATCATTCTTGGCAGCTCCATGTTAGCTGTGATTCTCAACAATATGCTTCCAACTTCCTCCAATGAACCACCCATAATAG TGCTCTTTTTCTTAGGCACCTTCCTGCTGATGATCATGGCTGTGCTGGACACCTTCTTCCTGTTGCACCATCAGCACAAATCCCTACGCTTGGGCAAGGCTTTCAGAACTGTCCAACAAG GTATGCACACTGAGCCACCAATGACAACCAACCAGGCCATGAAACATCCTACCAAGAAGACCCAGGAGAAGGTGCAGCAAACCAAGGCCTACTGGGAGACATCGGAACAGGACACAGTTCTGATAGTTCTGGAGAAGGTGCTTCTCTACAGCCATTTCTTCTtgtcactctttttttttgctgttatttctatAAAATGGAGCAGTTAG
- the ATP5H gene encoding ATP synthase subunit d, mitochondrial, with amino-acid sequence MAARRTAVKAIDWAAFAERVPANQRAMFNALKTRSDALSARLAALPEKPPAIDWTYYKTAVAKAGMVDEFQKKFSALKVPEPVDTQTAKIDAQEQEAAKGIVEYVKASKARIAEYEQQLQKLRSMIPFEQMTFEDLHEAFPETRLDREKYPFWPHKPIADL; translated from the exons ATGGCGGCCCGCAGAACTGCCGTCAAGGCCATCGACTGGGCGGCTTTCGCGGAGAGGGTGCCCGCCAACCAGCGCGCCATGTTCAACGCTCTGAAGACCCGCAGCGATGCGCTGTCCGCCCG GTTGGCTGCGCTGCCCGAGAAACCCCCTGCCATTGACTGGACTTACTACAAGACTGCTGTTGCTAAAGCTGGCATGGTGGATGAGTTTCAGAAGAAG ttcagtGCACTGAAGGTCCCTGAACCAGTGGATACACAAACTGCCAAAATTGATGCCCAAGAGCAAGAAGCT gctAAGGGCATTGTTGAATATGTGAAAGCTTCCAAAGCTCGTATTGCTGAGTATGAGCAACAA CTTCAGAAGCTCAGAAGCATGATTCCGTTTGAACAGATGACTTTTGAAGACTTGCATGAAGCTTTCCCTGAAACCAGACTGGACAGGGAGAAGTATCCATTCTGGCCACACAAACCCATTGCTGATCTGTAA
- the LOC100859449 gene encoding 5-hydroxytryptamine receptor 3A isoform X2 has product MQRAFIALLTLSLGTGAAPRYICTYYDVIEYLNISSHSKLHAHILPKTHWKEPMEVVVDFMLIAILSVAEKLQTVTFYFVLSLEWTNTFATWDPRDFCNISKIVLPLDSFWSPPIFILERVNEQKSNLEYIAVTHNGTFNTTLPFQVTLTCSLMILKFPFDTQTCNVSIASFLYPVTDLSMKVKRTPAEMLVNSQSFFLTDGEWKFTNLSISEYMEEMDDGEFPVITYMISMERRPTLYILNLILPTCALYLLDMAVLFGPSSLEEKISFQISIILGSSMLAVILNNMLPTSSNEPPIIVLFFLGTFLLMIMAVLDTFFLLHHQHKSLRLGKAFRTVQQGMHTEPPMTTNQAMKHPTKKTQEKVQQTKAYWETSEQDTVLIVLEKVLLYSHFFLSLFFFAVISIKWSS; this is encoded by the exons ATGCAGCGAGCGTTTATAGCTCTGCTCACACTTTCTCTTGGGACAG gaGCTGCTCCCAGGTATATCTGTACCTACTATGATGTCATTGAGTACCTGAACATCTCCTCTCACAGCAAGCTGCACGCACACATACTGCCAAAGACGCACTGGAAGGAACCCATGGAAGTGGTGGTGGATTTTATGCTGATAGCAATTCTGTCTGTG GCTGAAAAGCTCCAGACCGTCACTTTTTATTTCGTGTTGAGCTTG GAGTGGACAAACACTTTTGCCACCTGGGACCCGCGGGATTTCTGTAACATTTCTAAAATTGTTCTGCCCCTGGATTCATTCTGGTCACCCCCAATCTTCATTTTGGAAAG AGTGAACGAACAGAAGTCCAACTTGGAGTACATTGCTGTCACACACAACGGCACCTTCAACACCACCCTGCCCTTCCAGGTCACTCTAACGTGCAGTTTGATGATCCTCAAGTTCCCCTTTGACACCCAGACATGCAACGTGAGCATTGCTTCATTTCTCTACCCAG TAACAGACCTTTCCATGAAAGTGAAACGGACACCAGCTGAGATGCTGGTAAACAGCCAGAGCTTCTTCCTAACTGATGGAGAATGGAAGTTCACCAACCTGAGCATCAGTGAATACATGGAAGAAATGGATGATGGAGAATTTCCTGTGATCACCTATATG ATTTCCATGGAGAGACGACCCACTCTGTATATTCTGAACCTTATCCTCCCAACATGCGCCCTGTACCTGCTTGACATGGCTGTGTTGTTTGGACCCAGCTCTCTTGAGGAGAAAATCAGTTTCCAGATTTCCATCATTCTTGGCAGCTCCATGTTAGCTGTGATTCTCAACAATATGCTTCCAACTTCCTCCAATGAACCACCCATAATAG TGCTCTTTTTCTTAGGCACCTTCCTGCTGATGATCATGGCTGTGCTGGACACCTTCTTCCTGTTGCACCATCAGCACAAATCCCTACGCTTGGGCAAGGCTTTCAGAACTGTCCAACAAG GTATGCACACTGAGCCACCAATGACAACCAACCAGGCCATGAAACATCCTACCAAGAAGACCCAGGAGAAGGTGCAGCAAACCAAGGCCTACTGGGAGACATCGGAACAGGACACAGTTCTGATAGTTCTGGAGAAGGTGCTTCTCTACAGCCATTTCTTCTtgtcactctttttttttgctgttatttctatAAAATGGAGCAGTTAG